Proteins from one Cellulosilyticum lentocellum DSM 5427 genomic window:
- a CDS encoding RNA polymerase Rbp10, with protein sequence MIKEKRIPCFANVCEKCGEVVVLPKQDKVPSYCHICGHKALYKEGWITKPFLKAEAVTVNSVADIEKVLYKQVELLAENSKECEPEVLVMITECINEVFKTILG encoded by the coding sequence ATGATTAAAGAAAAAAGAATACCATGTTTTGCAAATGTATGCGAAAAGTGCGGTGAAGTAGTCGTATTGCCAAAACAAGATAAAGTACCTAGTTACTGTCATATCTGTGGACATAAAGCTTTGTATAAAGAAGGATGGATTACAAAACCATTCCTTAAAGCTGAAGCGGTAACAGTTAATTCAGTAGCAGACATTGAAAAAGTCCTCTACAAACAGGTGGAGCTGTTAGCAGAGAACTCTAAAGAGTGTGAACCTGAAGTTTTGGTAATGATTACTGAATGTATTAATGAAGTATTTAAAACTATTCTTGGGTAG
- a CDS encoding ImmA/IrrE family metallo-endopeptidase gives MNKSNKPNFKLCEKLATKLLAMQNIDSSKIDIMNLNYDKTIIFDTIQNYAKLTFTPIEKFINPNTQLLSEGCCVPIKENGNEIYLILYNDKSQSDEHLNWTLAHEIGHIYMGHKYDSEIQEIEAHFFAAQLLMPEYVIYKMSTLGTVNVDDIYTMFNVSLQAAQKRLNTYRKKHYINKTYNDEKIWQMMERDIRNHYLYANSSDEFRRFLNIPIIDI, from the coding sequence TTGAATAAATCGAATAAACCTAACTTTAAACTGTGCGAAAAATTAGCCACAAAACTACTTGCAATGCAAAACATTGATTCTAGTAAAATAGATATTATGAATTTAAATTATGATAAGACGATAATTTTTGACACAATACAAAACTATGCAAAGCTAACATTTACTCCAATTGAAAAATTTATTAATCCAAATACACAATTACTTTCTGAAGGTTGTTGCGTACCTATTAAAGAAAATGGTAATGAGATATATTTGATCCTATATAATGATAAGAGCCAGTCAGATGAACATCTGAATTGGACTTTAGCACACGAAATAGGTCATATTTATATGGGCCATAAATATGATTCAGAAATACAAGAAATAGAAGCTCATTTTTTTGCAGCCCAACTACTAATGCCAGAATATGTTATTTATAAGATGTCAACATTAGGAACTGTAAATGTTGATGATATATATACGATGTTTAATGTATCTTTGCAAGCAGCACAAAAGCGCCTTAATACGTATCGAAAAAAGCATTATATCAATAAAACCTATAATGATGAAAAAATATGGCAAATGATGGAGAGAGATATCAGAAATCATTACTTATATGCTAACTCATCAGATGAATTTAGAAGGTTTTTAAATATTCCTATAATAGATATTTAG
- a CDS encoding PD-(D/E)XK nuclease-like domain-containing protein: MELNRKNYFSKEAESAFMGSSSFKAWDILHAGGCEARELAKHNGEWQEKENDAYLLGSYVHAWNEGNLKEFIIEHPEMFKKDGSIYAKFALGDVMINTLKNDALVERFRDGAEKERIFTGKISGIPFKIQIDILNIEKGYFADIKTTKNLSETYYNEHTKRRETFIDKYDYYTQIAIYAEILRQNLGMTTYLEPYLLVVDKQEVPDHAIIDVGTSFIEEKLEEIKGRLPRIMAVRNLVEEPIGCGKCDYCRSKKKAKIITLNQYAESLGL; this comes from the coding sequence ATGGAGCTAAATAGAAAAAATTACTTTAGTAAAGAAGCCGAATCTGCATTCATGGGTAGTAGCAGCTTTAAAGCGTGGGATATTCTCCACGCTGGAGGCTGTGAAGCTAGAGAATTAGCCAAGCATAATGGGGAGTGGCAAGAAAAAGAGAATGATGCATATTTGCTTGGTAGCTATGTTCATGCTTGGAATGAAGGAAACTTGAAGGAATTTATTATTGAGCACCCTGAAATGTTTAAGAAAGATGGCTCAATTTACGCTAAATTTGCACTAGGAGACGTTATGATTAATACCCTTAAGAATGATGCACTGGTAGAAAGATTTCGTGATGGAGCTGAAAAGGAACGTATTTTTACAGGTAAAATCAGTGGTATTCCTTTCAAAATTCAAATAGATATTCTTAATATCGAAAAAGGTTACTTTGCTGATATTAAGACAACAAAGAACCTGTCAGAGACTTACTATAATGAGCATACAAAGCGCAGAGAAACCTTTATTGATAAGTATGACTATTACACACAAATAGCCATATACGCTGAAATACTACGTCAAAATCTAGGAATGACTACATACTTAGAACCTTATTTGCTCGTAGTAGATAAGCAAGAGGTTCCAGATCATGCAATTATTGATGTGGGTACCAGCTTTATTGAAGAAAAGTTAGAAGAAATTAAAGGCAGATTACCACGTATCATGGCTGTAAGGAATCTAGTTGAAGAACCTATTGGATGTGGTAAATGTGATTATTGCAGAAGCAAAAAGAAAGCTAAAATAATCACTTTAAATCAATATGCTGAATCACTTGGATTATAG
- a CDS encoding phage antirepressor Ant yields the protein MNKMSSALAQGDQTPVILVGTDSNEVRITSVELVGMINTFRTEEGNTTEKRHDDLLKSIRLEIETLEKAGFIGVGNFSESSYINKQNKEQPCYSMNKAGVLQMLNKESAVVRYKTVQYIEKLEKENKTLKKDSYMIDDPVERAKAWIKEQEEKKVIELENAKNRKLLEEQEPKVAFANAITASKNSILVRELARLISQNGIQIGEQRLYKWLREKEFVEKFSCKATQKAINLKVLELVERTSPDKEGNFHTNFTTYVTPKGQAYFIGKFLENREMRV from the coding sequence ATGAACAAAATGAGTAGTGCATTAGCACAAGGAGATCAAACACCAGTTATCTTAGTTGGCACAGATAGTAATGAGGTAAGAATTACTAGCGTTGAGTTAGTAGGAATGATTAATACATTTAGAACAGAAGAAGGTAATACAACAGAGAAAAGACATGACGACTTACTTAAATCTATTAGATTAGAAATTGAAACACTTGAAAAAGCTGGTTTTATAGGAGTCGGAAATTTTTCGGAGTCCTCATACATTAATAAGCAGAATAAAGAACAACCTTGTTACTCCATGAATAAAGCTGGTGTCTTACAAATGCTTAATAAAGAATCAGCGGTAGTTAGATACAAGACAGTGCAGTACATAGAAAAGCTAGAGAAAGAAAACAAAACACTTAAGAAAGACTCATATATGATTGATGATCCAGTAGAACGTGCTAAGGCATGGATTAAAGAGCAAGAGGAGAAAAAGGTTATTGAACTTGAAAATGCTAAAAATAGAAAGCTGCTAGAAGAACAAGAACCGAAAGTAGCCTTTGCAAATGCCATAACAGCTTCTAAGAATTCTATATTAGTTCGTGAGCTTGCTAGGTTAATATCTCAAAACGGAATACAGATAGGCGAACAAAGGCTGTATAAATGGCTACGAGAGAAAGAGTTTGTAGAAAAGTTTTCATGTAAAGCTACTCAAAAAGCTATCAATTTAAAGGTACTGGAGCTAGTAGAGAGAACTAGTCCAGACAAAGAGGGAAACTTCCATACTAACTTTACTACCTATGTTACACCAAAAGGACAAGCTTACTTTATAGGTAAATTTTTAGAGAATAGAGAAATGAGGGTATAG
- a CDS encoding ATP-binding protein, producing the protein MSNTKAKSTEHYEFMEEQQQTSSLKMKNSPSNCPKCKGMGWILDVGTNTASKCVCYEEMVQSNRLKFAMIPDEFKNLTVNSFDTSIYSNNQKEIAIRAKRIVGGYINNFEEMQQQGKGLFFFSKSRGSGKTRLAVSTGNALIMHKSQRVRFITTLDLLSKIKETYSNSDEYTEQSLLNEFYEIPVLILDDIGTENVSPWVTEIFFKLLDTRMTYRRITIITSNLSIEDLKHDERIKSRLRRMTITIDMPNEDIRRKLGTEENNDLINRLIGGL; encoded by the coding sequence ATGTCGAATACGAAAGCGAAATCGACAGAGCATTACGAGTTTATGGAAGAACAACAGCAGACCTCAAGCTTGAAGATGAAAAACTCCCCTTCTAATTGTCCTAAATGTAAAGGTATGGGATGGATATTAGATGTAGGAACAAATACAGCAAGTAAATGTGTATGTTATGAAGAAATGGTACAAAGCAATAGATTGAAGTTTGCAATGATACCAGATGAATTTAAAAACTTAACTGTAAATAGTTTTGATACTTCTATCTATTCAAATAATCAAAAAGAAATAGCAATAAGGGCCAAAAGAATAGTAGGTGGATACATAAATAATTTTGAGGAAATGCAACAACAAGGAAAGGGACTATTCTTTTTTAGCAAGTCAAGAGGAAGTGGTAAGACAAGGCTTGCAGTAAGTACAGGTAATGCATTAATAATGCATAAGAGTCAAAGAGTGAGGTTTATTACAACATTAGATCTATTAAGCAAAATAAAAGAAACTTATAGCAATAGTGATGAATATACAGAACAATCATTACTTAATGAGTTTTATGAGATACCAGTATTGATATTAGATGATATTGGAACTGAGAATGTATCACCATGGGTTACAGAAATATTCTTTAAACTACTAGATACTAGAATGACATATCGAAGAATCACAATTATAACTTCTAACCTAAGCATTGAGGACCTTAAGCATGATGAACGTATTAAAAGCAGGCTTAGGAGAATGACAATAACAATAGATATGCCAAATGAAGATATAAGAAGGAAGTTGGGGACAGAAGAAAATAATGATTTAATCAATAGACTAATTGGAGGATTATGA
- a CDS encoding recombinase RecT, translating to MSDKKELVLKETHSRLNQLLATKMEAMPKDFNQTRFLQNCMTVLQDTKGIENCHPVSIARTLLKGAFLGLDFFQRECYAIPYGGELQFQTDYKGETKMAKKYSIRDIKDIYAKVVRKGDEFKEEIVAGQQVVDFKPLPFNDAEIIGAFAVVLYQDGGMEYETMSTKQIEGIRDNFSKMKNGLMWTKTPEEAYKKTVLRRLTKKIEKDFASIDQAKAYEESSDMQFKQDEQKQDAKDPFADAVDVEFTEETEGQVRLDGEADGAK from the coding sequence ATGTCAGATAAAAAAGAATTAGTTTTAAAAGAAACCCATAGCAGGTTAAACCAGCTATTAGCTACAAAGATGGAGGCAATGCCAAAGGATTTTAATCAAACTAGATTTCTTCAAAATTGTATGACTGTTTTACAGGATACAAAAGGCATTGAAAATTGCCATCCGGTAAGCATTGCTAGAACATTGCTAAAAGGTGCATTTCTTGGTTTGGATTTTTTTCAAAGAGAGTGCTATGCAATTCCTTATGGTGGTGAGCTACAATTCCAAACAGATTACAAAGGCGAAACCAAGATGGCTAAGAAGTATAGCATTAGGGACATTAAGGATATTTACGCTAAGGTAGTCAGAAAAGGGGATGAATTTAAAGAGGAAATTGTTGCAGGTCAACAAGTAGTAGACTTTAAACCTCTACCATTTAATGATGCTGAGATTATCGGGGCTTTTGCAGTAGTTCTTTATCAAGATGGTGGAATGGAATATGAGACTATGAGCACAAAGCAAATAGAAGGTATTAGAGATAATTTTAGCAAAATGAAAAATGGTTTAATGTGGACAAAGACACCAGAGGAAGCTTATAAGAAAACAGTTTTAAGAAGGCTTACAAAGAAAATTGAAAAAGATTTTGCTAGTATTGATCAGGCAAAAGCGTATGAAGAATCCAGTGATATGCAATTCAAGCAAGATGAACAAAAACAAGATGCTAAAGATCCTTTTGCAGATGCAGTAGATGTTGAATTTACAGAAGAAACAGAAGGACAAGTAAGACTTGATGGTGAAGCTGATGGAGCTAAATAG
- a CDS encoding tyrosine-type recombinase/integrase, which produces MKQIKNPNGYGSIYNLGGRRRKPWAVKVTTGFEKDNETGKLKQIREYLGYFEKRTDAIAALAKYNENPYDISTKKIKLKDIYERWCNTTDFISLSDSTKKSHALAFNKLENAHNMPFSKLNTNTLQILIDETGSTPTVKLQIKKLLGNLYLYAEKYDIVTKNYSKFIDVGDTSSKIERRIYTHEEIEKLWNNLAENKWIDSILFMLYTGFRVSEMLELKIENIDLENLTMSGGKKTAAGKRTIPIHSKIVDIVKNRYDENYEYLFRTQKGTKMTADSYRVSFYNPIMEQLNLTGSGCHDLRHTFCSKMDSYNINATTLKRIMGHSTKDVTDIYTHKTIDDLKEAVELLEY; this is translated from the coding sequence ATGAAACAAATCAAAAACCCTAACGGTTATGGTTCGATTTATAATTTAGGAGGAAGAAGAAGAAAACCCTGGGCTGTAAAAGTTACCACAGGGTTTGAAAAGGATAACGAAACAGGAAAGCTAAAACAAATACGAGAATATCTTGGATATTTTGAAAAAAGAACTGATGCCATAGCTGCTCTAGCAAAATATAATGAAAATCCATATGATATAAGCACTAAAAAAATAAAACTTAAAGATATTTACGAGCGTTGGTGCAATACAACCGACTTTATCTCATTATCTGACTCAACTAAGAAATCTCACGCACTAGCATTCAATAAACTAGAGAATGCACATAACATGCCTTTTTCTAAGTTGAATACTAATACGCTACAAATACTAATAGATGAAACTGGATCCACTCCAACTGTAAAACTTCAAATAAAAAAGTTATTAGGTAATTTATATTTATATGCAGAAAAATATGATATAGTCACAAAAAACTATTCTAAATTTATAGATGTTGGAGATACATCGTCTAAAATAGAGAGAAGAATTTACACTCATGAAGAAATAGAAAAACTTTGGAATAACTTAGCTGAAAACAAGTGGATAGATAGCATTTTATTTATGTTATATACAGGATTTAGAGTTAGTGAAATGTTAGAACTTAAAATAGAAAATATTGACTTAGAAAATCTAACAATGAGTGGAGGGAAAAAAACGGCTGCTGGTAAGCGTACAATTCCTATTCATAGTAAAATAGTAGACATTGTAAAAAATAGATATGATGAAAATTATGAGTATTTATTTAGGACTCAGAAAGGAACAAAAATGACGGCTGACAGTTATAGGGTTAGCTTCTATAATCCAATTATGGAGCAGTTAAATTTAACTGGATCAGGATGCCATGACCTTAGACATACATTTTGTTCTAAAATGGATAGCTATAATATTAATGCTACTACTTTAAAACGAATAATGGGACACTCTACAAAAGACGTTACTGATATTTATACTCATAAAACCATTGATGATTTAAAGGAAGCAGTAGAACTTTTAGAATACTGA
- a CDS encoding helix-turn-helix domain-containing protein produces MSKLFTCEEIAERYSVKIITVWDWIRKGKLSAMKVGKQYRITEQDIISFEEKSRNSKQVEYGQATNNN; encoded by the coding sequence ATGAGTAAACTATTTACGTGTGAAGAAATTGCTGAAAGATATAGCGTAAAAATTATTACAGTTTGGGACTGGATAAGAAAAGGGAAACTTTCAGCGATGAAGGTAGGTAAACAGTACAGAATTACAGAACAAGACATTATATCCTTTGAGGAAAAATCAAGAAATTCAAAGCAGGTGGAATATGGACAAGCAACAAATAACAATTAA
- the adhE gene encoding bifunctional acetaldehyde-CoA/alcohol dehydrogenase, whose product MSENKKAKIDAPVIDAVKMVDELAQKASVALDEMLKLDQEQIDEIVKAMALAGLSNQMHLAKMAVEETGRGIFEDKVTKNIFSTEYIYHSIKYDKTVGIIEDNDDEAYMLVAEPVGVVAGVTPVTNPTSTTMFKAIISLKTRNPIIFGFHPSAQNCSAEAARIVRDAAIKAGAPENCVQWIEHPSIEATNALMNHPKVALVLATGGSAMVRAAYSTGKPALGVGPGNVPAFIEKTAVVERAVNDIILSKSFDNGMICASEQAAIIEAPIYDKAVALMKAQGCYFATKEEVKKLEPVVINLEKGMVNAAIVGKYPYEIAAMAGITIPKETKILCCEIEGAGPEYPLSREKLSPVLAVIKAKDVNDGITKAEIMVEMGGLGHTSSVHSTDDEVIKEFSRRLKTGRIVVNSPSTHGAIGDIYNTNMPSLTLGCGSYGCNSTTQNVTAVNLINTKRVAKRKVNMQWFKIPEKIYFEAGSIAYLAKMPEVSRVLIVTDPMMVQLGYVDKLVYQLNKNPNNPTIEIFSDVEPDPDLTTVRRGTEMMNSFKPDTIIALGGGSALDAAKGMWLFYEQPEADFIAMAQKFADIRKRVYKFPKLGQKAQMVSIPTTSGTGSEVTSFAVISDKANNMKYPLADYELTPNVAIIDPDFVMSVPPVPTADTGLDVLTHAIEAYVSILASDYTDALALKAIQLVFEYLPRSYKNGAKDPVAREKMHNASTIAGMAFTNAFLGINHSMAHKLGGEFHIVHGRANAILLPHIVEYNGCTNPSKFVIFPKYEKYIAPQKFQEIAKALGLPASTPEEGVKSLANAIRNLMKELNMPLTIKELGIDEKTYMAKVDELAYKAFEDQCTTANPRLPKVTELAELYKKAYYGK is encoded by the coding sequence ATGTCTGAAAACAAAAAAGCAAAAATTGACGCACCAGTAATTGATGCAGTAAAAATGGTAGATGAATTAGCACAAAAGGCATCTGTTGCTTTAGATGAAATGCTTAAACTTGACCAAGAACAAATCGATGAAATCGTAAAAGCTATGGCTCTTGCTGGGCTTTCAAATCAAATGCATCTTGCAAAAATGGCAGTTGAAGAAACTGGCCGTGGTATCTTTGAAGATAAAGTTACTAAAAACATCTTCTCAACAGAATACATTTATCACAGCATTAAATATGATAAAACAGTAGGTATTATTGAAGACAACGATGATGAAGCTTACATGTTAGTAGCTGAACCAGTAGGGGTTGTAGCAGGCGTTACTCCAGTAACAAATCCAACTTCAACTACAATGTTCAAAGCCATCATTTCTCTTAAAACAAGAAATCCAATCATCTTTGGTTTCCATCCATCAGCTCAAAACTGTTCAGCTGAAGCTGCTCGTATTGTAAGAGATGCTGCTATTAAAGCTGGTGCTCCAGAAAACTGTGTACAATGGATTGAACATCCATCAATCGAAGCAACTAACGCACTTATGAATCATCCAAAAGTTGCATTAGTACTTGCTACAGGTGGTTCTGCAATGGTTCGTGCAGCTTACTCAACTGGTAAACCTGCTCTTGGTGTTGGTCCTGGTAACGTACCTGCTTTCATTGAAAAAACAGCCGTAGTTGAAAGAGCTGTAAATGACATTATTTTAAGTAAGTCTTTCGATAATGGTATGATTTGTGCTTCTGAACAAGCGGCTATCATCGAAGCACCTATCTATGACAAAGCAGTAGCTCTTATGAAAGCACAAGGCTGCTACTTTGCTACTAAAGAAGAAGTTAAAAAACTTGAACCAGTTGTTATCAACCTTGAAAAAGGTATGGTTAATGCAGCTATTGTAGGTAAATACCCATATGAAATTGCTGCCATGGCTGGTATCACAATTCCAAAAGAAACTAAGATCCTTTGCTGCGAAATTGAAGGCGCAGGTCCTGAGTATCCACTTTCAAGAGAAAAACTTTCTCCAGTACTTGCAGTTATTAAAGCTAAAGACGTAAACGATGGTATTACAAAAGCTGAAATCATGGTTGAAATGGGTGGTCTTGGACATACATCTTCTGTTCACTCAACTGATGATGAAGTCATCAAAGAATTCAGCCGTCGTCTTAAAACTGGTCGTATCGTAGTTAACTCACCATCTACACACGGTGCAATTGGTGATATCTATAACACAAATATGCCATCATTAACACTTGGTTGTGGTTCTTACGGATGTAACTCTACAACTCAAAACGTAACAGCAGTAAACTTAATCAATACAAAAAGGGTGGCAAAACGTAAAGTGAATATGCAGTGGTTTAAAATTCCAGAAAAAATCTACTTTGAAGCTGGTTCAATAGCATACCTTGCTAAAATGCCAGAAGTATCTAGAGTATTAATCGTAACTGATCCAATGATGGTTCAATTAGGTTACGTTGATAAACTTGTTTACCAATTAAATAAAAATCCTAATAACCCAACAATTGAAATCTTTAGTGATGTAGAGCCAGATCCAGACTTAACGACAGTACGTCGTGGTACAGAAATGATGAACTCATTTAAACCAGACACAATCATTGCTCTTGGTGGTGGTTCAGCACTTGATGCTGCTAAAGGTATGTGGTTATTCTATGAACAACCAGAAGCAGACTTTATTGCTATGGCCCAAAAATTCGCAGATATTAGAAAACGTGTTTATAAATTCCCTAAACTTGGTCAAAAAGCACAAATGGTATCTATTCCTACAACTTCAGGTACAGGTTCAGAGGTTACTTCATTCGCTGTTATCTCAGATAAAGCAAACAATATGAAATATCCACTTGCTGACTACGAATTAACTCCAAACGTGGCAATCATTGACCCTGATTTTGTTATGAGTGTACCTCCAGTTCCAACAGCTGATACTGGTCTTGACGTATTAACACATGCTATTGAAGCTTACGTTTCTATCTTAGCATCTGACTATACTGATGCACTTGCACTTAAAGCGATTCAACTTGTATTTGAATACCTTCCACGTTCATACAAAAACGGTGCTAAAGACCCAGTAGCTAGAGAAAAAATGCATAATGCATCAACTATCGCTGGTATGGCCTTCACTAATGCCTTCTTAGGTATTAACCACTCAATGGCTCATAAACTTGGTGGTGAATTCCATATCGTTCACGGTCGTGCAAATGCCATTTTATTACCACACATTGTAGAGTACAACGGATGTACAAACCCAAGTAAGTTTGTTATCTTCCCTAAATATGAAAAATATATTGCACCACAAAAATTCCAAGAAATTGCTAAAGCATTAGGTCTTCCAGCTTCTACGCCAGAAGAAGGTGTTAAATCTCTTGCTAATGCAATCCGAAACTTAATGAAAGAGCTTAATATGCCTCTTACTATTAAAGAACTTGGTATCGATGAAAAAACTTACATGGCTAAAGTTGATGAGTTAGCTTACAAAGCATTCGAAGATCAATGTACAACAGCAAACCCAAGACTTCCAAAAGTAACTGAGCTTGCTGAACTTTATAAAAAAGCTTACTACGGTAAATAA
- a CDS encoding DNA cytosine methyltransferase has translation MKRNILLSLFDLTGNWSRPYRENGFEIIQVDLQAGIDILTWDYKQIPKERVYGILAACPCTDFSLSGARHFARKDADGTTAKSIELVQKTLEIVDYFEPAFWVVENPMSRIHKLNTGLGEVKFKFNPCDFAGYLQSEEEQAENRYNKTTWLWGKFNNPVLKRIEPFMKDSPFWKRTDPTGENHINGSTFGKKGLSRQDWANIRSATPMGFAWAFYEANH, from the coding sequence ATGAAAAGAAATATTCTTTTAAGCTTATTTGATTTAACAGGTAATTGGTCAAGACCATACAGAGAAAATGGTTTTGAAATTATACAGGTTGATTTGCAAGCAGGTATAGATATACTTACGTGGGATTACAAACAGATACCTAAAGAAAGAGTATATGGTATTTTGGCAGCTTGTCCATGTACAGATTTCTCATTAAGTGGCGCAAGGCATTTCGCTAGAAAAGATGCAGATGGGACTACAGCTAAAAGTATTGAATTAGTACAGAAAACGTTAGAAATAGTTGATTACTTTGAACCTGCGTTTTGGGTAGTTGAAAATCCAATGAGCAGAATACATAAGCTTAATACAGGATTAGGTGAAGTTAAGTTTAAGTTCAATCCTTGCGATTTTGCAGGATATCTACAATCAGAAGAAGAACAAGCAGAAAATAGATATAACAAAACAACATGGCTATGGGGAAAATTTAATAATCCAGTATTAAAAAGAATTGAACCATTTATGAAGGACAGTCCATTTTGGAAAAGAACTGATCCTACAGGTGAGAACCATATCAACGGGAGTACATTTGGAAAGAAAGGTTTGTCTAGACAGGATTGGGCAAATATAAGAAGTGCGACACCGATGGGCTTTGCCTGGGCATTTTATGAAGCAAATCATTAA
- a CDS encoding DUF4373 domain-containing protein, whose amino-acid sequence MARPKKIGIDYFPLDVTAGIDDEIELLEAKFGLVGFAIFIKLLQAIYKNGYYSNWTEKEQLLFVKRVNVEGTLVNDVINTCLQWKLFNSNLFEQYQILTSHGIQQRFLLAVGRRVSVELDEKYILLSEKEISETKTIVNVTKTTVNACKNTQSKVKESKVKESRVNNKDISRFTPPTLEEIKSYCKERNNTIDAEIFIDFYSSKGWMIGKNKMKDWKAAIRTWERKSDNGSYTGSAPKNTSNVEYESEIDRALRVYGRTTADLKLEDEKLPF is encoded by the coding sequence TTGGCAAGGCCTAAGAAAATTGGTATTGATTATTTCCCACTTGACGTAACAGCCGGGATTGATGATGAAATTGAATTGCTTGAGGCAAAGTTTGGCCTTGTAGGATTTGCTATTTTCATCAAATTACTACAAGCAATTTATAAAAATGGTTACTACAGTAATTGGACAGAAAAAGAGCAATTATTATTTGTAAAGCGGGTTAATGTAGAGGGAACATTAGTAAATGATGTAATAAATACATGCTTGCAATGGAAATTGTTTAATAGCAATTTATTTGAACAGTATCAAATATTAACTTCACATGGTATACAACAAAGATTTTTATTAGCAGTTGGAAGAAGAGTGAGTGTAGAACTTGATGAAAAATACATTCTTTTGAGTGAAAAAGAGATTTCAGAAACAAAAACTATAGTTAATGTTACGAAAACTACAGTTAATGCATGCAAAAATACACAAAGTAAAGTAAAGGAAAGTAAAGTAAAGGAAAGTAGAGTAAATAATAAAGATATTAGTCGTTTCACTCCACCTACACTAGAAGAAATTAAAAGTTATTGTAAAGAAAGAAATAACACTATAGATGCTGAAATATTTATAGACTTTTATTCTTCTAAAGGTTGGATGATAGGTAAAAATAAAATGAAAGATTGGAAGGCAGCAATTAGAACGTGGGAAAGGAAGTCTGATAATGGAAGCTATACAGGAAGTGCTCCAAAGAATACAAGTAATGTCGAATACGAAAGCGAAATCGACAGAGCATTACGAGTTTATGGAAGAACAACAGCAGACCTCAAGCTTGAAGATGAAAAACTCCCCTTCTAA
- a CDS encoding RusA family crossover junction endodeoxyribonuclease yields MAIRFTVPGEPKGKARPRVFNQGGKSHAMTPQDTLSYESLVKWVFTNTMEARKLQGEIEAKIVAMYPIPKAMTKKNRQLIDEGKLHPTKKPDLDNVAKIILDSLNKVAFDDDSQVTRLIVEKHFSDNPRVEVTLIERFEKK; encoded by the coding sequence ATGGCAATAAGATTTACAGTACCAGGAGAACCAAAAGGCAAAGCAAGACCGAGAGTATTTAATCAAGGTGGAAAAAGTCATGCTATGACTCCACAGGATACGCTAAGTTACGAGAGCTTAGTTAAGTGGGTATTTACTAACACCATGGAGGCTAGAAAGCTACAAGGAGAGATTGAGGCTAAGATAGTGGCAATGTACCCAATACCTAAAGCTATGACTAAAAAGAATAGGCAATTAATTGATGAAGGAAAACTCCATCCGACTAAAAAGCCTGATCTAGATAATGTAGCTAAGATTATTTTAGATAGCTTAAATAAGGTTGCTTTTGATGATGATAGCCAAGTTACTAGACTGATTGTAGAGAAGCATTTTAGTGATAATCCAAGAGTGGAAGTAACATTAATTGAACGCTTTGAAAAAAAGTAG
- a CDS encoding helix-turn-helix domain-containing protein — MYSIFEQLLQKNGVSSYKVSKDTGIAQSVFSGWKSGKSQIKQDKLKILADYFGVSLNYMMGIEDKDVYENELEAKNATEKELLLLCRKVNDAPEEVREQIVEQFKNTIDIYLKAKGIK, encoded by the coding sequence ATGTATAGTATATTTGAACAATTGTTACAAAAAAATGGGGTAAGTTCATATAAAGTTTCAAAGGACACAGGAATAGCACAATCTGTTTTTAGTGGTTGGAAAAGTGGAAAAAGCCAAATAAAACAAGATAAGCTTAAAATATTAGCTGATTATTTTGGGGTTTCTTTAAATTATATGATGGGAATTGAGGATAAGGACGTATATGAAAATGAATTAGAGGCTAAAAATGCTACTGAAAAAGAGCTTTTATTGCTATGTAGAAAAGTCAATGATGCTCCAGAAGAAGTTCGCGAGCAAATTGTAGAACAATTTAAGAACACAATAGATATATATTTAAAAGCTAAGGGTATAAAATAA